AAAAGAATACCAAGTAAAGTTGCTTCATAAAGTATTGGTTACAAAGGCTATGCCACAAATATAGATAATTTGAACCCCGATTTTAAACCGTTCAACGAAAAATAGTACACTTTTCGATGAAGTGTAGCAAAGAAAAGCCCCGCAATTGCGGGGCTTTGTATAAATAATTAAAGACTTATTTTGTGTCTACAACTCTGGATTAGCAGGGAACTCAAAACCTGTCCATGCAAATACAGAGGCGTCAGCACCTGTGTTACCAACCTCTATGGTAATTGTGGCTCCAACTTCGTTCTTGATATCTGTGTCATCGACTCCACCGTCAACACTAACTCCTATGGAAGTAGTGCCTGCAGCTGGTCCTGCACTGTCAGTAAGGTCAATAAAGTCACCAGCGGAAGCATCTTCTCCAACAAAACCTACAAGAGCATTGGTAATAGTAGCACCACTACCTCTTCTTATTTTGATCATATCGGCCATAACCACGTTAGCGGCATTTATTAAAGTAATGTCGTTTATAGTTGGGTTAGATCGTGGCTCAGCATCGTTGTTCGAAGAGTTGCTGTCTGCTTCAATTCCACGAGGATCATCGGTCACGTTCAAGAAACCTTCATCACGTACTCCATAGAAGTTTGTGCCTGTACCGGTCCATCCTTCTGCCCAGTCAAACATATCATCAGTTGCGTTAACAACCAAAGCGTTGTCTACGTTAACAGTTCCTCCGAACCACTCGATTCCGTCATCTGCACCATTGAAAACAGATACGTGATTTACAGTTGTACCGCTTCCAACACCATAGAACGTGATGCCGTTAAATTCTTGCTCGCCGTTGATTCTCGCACCTGTGAACTCAACTTGAACATACGTTAATGTTCCAGAGTTATCATCGGCAGCTGTACCACCATAAGTAAGACCAACAACTTCAGCTTCTGCAGTTTCACCAGTGTTTATAGGTGCTCTACCAGCCAAGATCAATCCTCCCCAATCTCCAGGACGTGGGTTGTCAGCAGTAGAGGTAATAACGATTGGGTCAGCCATAGTACCTGCAGCGTTGATTGTTGCACCTTGCTCAATTGCTATGTAGACATCGGTACCACCAGCTTGAGCTTCAATTCTGGTTCCTGCTTCTATGGTCAATGTATTTCCAGCAGTAACGGTTAAAGCACCTGAAAGCACCCATGTTTGGGCAGCACTTAATGTTACACTAGCGTTTACCTCACCTTCAACACCTGCAGGATCTAAATCTACATCGTCCTGTGAGTCAATGCTTCCATTCTTTGCCGGAGTTGTATCTGGGCAAGCCGCACAAACACCACCACAATCTACACCTGTTTCATCTTGGTTCTGTATTTGATCAGAACATGTTGCAACTGCCGGTGGATCTGGATCAGGATCATTGTCATCTCCAGAACAACCAATAATAAAAGACGTTGAAACTACAACGGCTAACAATAAATACTTAAAATTTCTCATCATCTCAAATGTTAATAATTAATACTTGTTTTTAGTTAAATAATTAAAGCGTTAGTGTTCTAAAACGTATAGTTGAATCCAAGTGAAAAAATCACTCCTTTCTTATAATTCCTAAGGGAAATGTCTTCTCCTGTTGTAATCTCTTGTGATAGTTTATATTCTGGATTTAAAAAATTCCGTATACCCAAATTCACCCCGTAATGTTTTCCAAAATTGGTTCGTGTGACAAAATCCAAGGTTGGAATACCGTTTTCAATGATATTTGCTTGTCCTTGTGTTCCAAGCGAAAAAATACGGTCACTGAAATAGTTAAACACTAAGGAAGAAATAATACTGTTATCGTTCTTGTTGTAAGAGTAGGTAACATCAGCATTTACCAAAAGGGGAGAAGCACCTTGAAGTTCGTCTTCTTCTTCGGTAAAGTTTGTTGCTGGATCTGATAAATCCTGTACCGAGTACAAATAAGAGGCATTCAATCCAGAGGATAATAGTGTTGTTGTGTTCGAATCACCAGACTCTGTTTTATATATGTTTTTTCTCAACTCAACTTCTAAACCTGCAATATTGGCGTTGTCACCACTGTTTCGATATGATAATTGACTCGCAGCTGCTGAGTTTACGTTCACCCGGTTAATTGGATTTTGGATAAGTTTGTAGAAACCGGTTACGGAGATAATCTCTCCCGCAGAAAAGTAATATTCGTATTTGAGATCTAGGTTATAGTTATCGGAATTTATCAAATCCGTGAAACCAAAACTTGAAAAGTTAACGTCTTCATATAAAAATGGTGCTACTTCTTTAAATTGGGGGAAAGTATATGACTGACTTCCTGCTAAACGAAGGATACTATTCTCATTGAAAGAGTATCTCAGACTGAAACTTGGTAATACAAAGGTTTCTTCCCTATCTATTGGGTCTGTGTTCTCATCCCTAAAACTACTGGACAGGTTCGTGTCCCATTCAACAAATTGATTGATTTGTTCAAAACGCGCTCCAACATTCATTGAAAATCTAGAGCTAAAAACCAAGTTGGTGCTTAAAAATCCTGCGTAAACGTCACGATCTCCAGAATAGAAGAATGGCTCAAGAGGATCAATATCCCCAGAATTGATACCTCTATTGGTCTCCAATTGAAAAATACCGTCGGTAATGCCACTTTGACTAAAGAAAGCGTCGGGATTATTAATATCAACTATAAGTTGCTCGGAAGTTGGAGGTGGCGTTAAACTTGTAAAGTTGTGGTTCACTTGGTTAAAGTCAAATTGACGATCTGTATTTCTGTAATCCCCTCCTATTGAAATAGTACCGTTTATTTTTTCTTCTGACCCAAACTTGTAATCAAGTTGAAGTGATGCAGCAATCTCGTCCTCAGCTAACTCTGAAAAGAAGCGATGTGTTCGCCCGGGAGAACCTAAAGACGGTCTGTAGTTTTCGCCATCGAAAACATAAGTGTTCGTTCTTCGATCGGGTTCAAACCCTCTTGTTAAGTTGTAAGAGGCCCCTGTGCTCAAACTAAGTTTTTCACTTATGTTAAAATTAGCGGCAAGTTGATTGACGGCAAGAGTATTTTCATTCTGCTGTTGCCTTCTTATAAAAGCAGAAACTGCTTCTTCAGAGATATTCTCGGCAAAACCTTCATAATCACCAACACTCTGTTTGTTGCTGTGTACAAACAATCCGTTATAGGAAATGAAATTTCCATTTCCGAAGCTATATTTTAGCTTGCCCATACCAATTTGGGTAGCTTCATAAATATATTTTTGGAAGTCAAGATTTCTTCTATTTCCACCTTGAGCGGTAATTACCCTTTCGTTACCTTCTTGATAAAAGTAGTCACTGTCCACAGAGCCCACTACATAGACAGATAGTGAATTGTTTTCGCCTATTTGAAACTTTTTGCCAGCTTGGATGCCAAAAGAATTGTTAAGCTGTGTGCCCTGCGATTCAGGAGCGAAGCTATTATCAAAGTTGTATCTGTTCAGACTTCCTAACGGAATACTTCTGTCTTCATTAATACCAAGAAAATTTCCTTCATCCAACCGAAGAAAGTCTTGGCTTACGGCAGCTGTGTTCGCACCAGTTCCAAGACTAATTTGAAAGATACTCTCTCCTACTAATTCTTTGGAGACGATATCTATAACAGCTCCCCCTACATCCCCATACATCTTAGAATTGAAAGCCTTATCGATACCAACACTATTAATGATATCTGAGCTGAAAAAATCTAAAGAAATATTTTTATACTCTGGATCTTCAGATGGTAGAGGTAAAGAATTGAATGTTGTAGCATTGTAACGGTCGCCTAATCCTCTTACAAAAACATTTTTCTCGCCTTCTTGTTTGGTGACACCGGCCACTTTGGTTACCGCACCTTCTGCATCGCCTACACCTTTTCTTGCTAATTCCTGTGCTCCAATACTGGTTTTTATTTCAACGGCTTTCTTCTGGTCCAAAAGCAAGGCCGTCTCAGAATCCTTCCTAGAAACTGTAGTCACAACAACCTCGTCTAGTTCAAACCCTGCAGAAGCACTCATGGGAACGTCTATATTTGTAACCTTGTCCGCAACAACCTCAACGTTTGGAATTTCAATGGTCTCGTAACCTAAATAGCTATATACTACGGTATAAGTCCCTGGTTCAACTCCTGCAATTTCATAAAGCCCATCAAAGTCTGAAGTGGTACCTGTGGTAGTCCCTTTGATCAATACATTGGCAAATGCCAAAGGCTCATTGTTTAACTCTTTGTCTGTCAGCTTTCCTACGATGCTTCCCGTGGTTCCCTGTGCAATCATCTCTGTTGTAAAAACTAGAGTAAGTATCAATAAAAATAATCTCATTATCTGGTAAGTATTTGGCGCAAAGAACGCACCATGCTGTAAAAGCGATGTTAGGCATATGTTAAGAGTTTATTTGAAAACTGTTACAATAATGTTACGACATTAAATGAATGTTAAGCATTAATGCCGTTATAGTATTATATTTACATTTGGGCGATCAACGTAAAAAATACCATCCCATGAAAACAAAGGACATTAAGATTCTACTGGTTGATGATGAACCCGATATTCTAGAAATTGTTAGCTATAACCTTTCTTCGGAAGGGTATGAGGTTTACACTGCTGTTAATGGTGTAGAGGCTGTAGCAAAAGCAAAGAAGAAAAATCCGCATTTGATCATTCTGGATGTTATGATGCCGGAGATGGATGGCATTGAGGCTTGTGAGGTCATACGCAGTACACCAGGGCTTGAGAATACTATAATTACATTTCTTACGGCTCGTGGCGAAGATTATTCGCAAGTGGCAGGTTTTGATGCTGGTGCAGATGATTATATTACTAAACCCATAAAGCCAAAGGTTTTGGTGAGCAAGGTAAAGGCCTTACTGCGAAGACTCAAAGAAGAGAAAGCTGATGTTGAGGATATTGTAAAGGTCGGGAACATTGTTATCAATAGGGAGGAGTATAAAATTGTCAATAATGGTAAAGAAATTGTACTTCCAAGAAAAGAATTTGAATTATTATCCTTGTTGACGTCCAAACCTAGTAAAGTCTTCAAGCGAGAGGTTATTCTGGACAAAGTATGGGGCAACGAAGTGGTAGTTGGTGGCAGGACCATTGATGTACATATTAGAAAATTACGGGAAAAAATAGGGGACCATCATTTTAAAACCGTAAAGGGCGTAGGGTATAAGTTTGTATTGTAATGGCGATTCAGCTAAGGAAATCCTATAAGTTTGCCCTTCGTTCTTCTTTTCTGATAACGGTTTTCCTTGCGACATCGATTATAGTTTTTCTATTTCTAAAGGATCAGTTGGACTGGCTTTTTGTAGTTCTGTTTGCACTCATCAGTTTCATTATTTCATTTACTATCCTTCAGATTCGGGTAGAACGTTTTATCTACAGGCGTGTCAAAAAAATATATGATGACGTTTCGCTGCTCGAATCCTCTTCGTTTTCCTCAAAACCAGTGACCACTGATATGAAAACCCTGACCCAGGAGATTGAAAAGTTTGCCGAGGATAAAAAAATAGAGATAGACACATTGAAAATTCGGGAGGAGTATAGAAAAGACTTTTTAGGCAATGTATCCCACGAATTAAAGACACCATTATTTACGGTACAAGGTTACATTCTTACATTGCTGGATGGTGCCATGAACGATAAAAAAATCAGGGAGAAATATCTGGAACGTGCCAATAAAGGTGTGGAACGATTAATTTACATTGTAAAAGACCTTGATTTAATCACAAAGCTCGAAGTAGGGGGACTTAAACTTGAAGAAGAGAATTTTGATATTGTAGAGCTTATACAAAGTGTCTTTGATCTCTTGGAAATGAAAGCGTCCCAAAAAAACATTACCCTTACTTTTGATATGGATTACCCTGAACCTATCTATGTAAACGCAGATAGGGAAAAGATTCAGCAAGTCATTACCAACTTGTTGGTGAATTCGATTAAATACGGGCATCCTAAAGGAACCACGGAAGTAAGTGTTGAAAATCTGATAAAAAACAAAGTGATCGTTCGTGTGACCGATAATGGCGAAGGAATACCAAAACAGCACATCCCCAGACTGTTTGAACGCTTTTATAGGGTGGACCAAAGCGGTAGTCGTACAGAAGGCGGTTCAGGTTTAGGCTTATCTATCGTTAAACACATTATTGAAGCCCATGATGAAAAAATCTACGTAGAAAGTGAAGAGGATGTAGGCTCCGAATTTTCATTTACACTCGAAAAAACAGCGAATAATTCTGAATAATCCAAACTAGATTCAAAACAAACAAGGCCTTGAAAATCATCAATTTGTTTTAGATGTTTTAGTTCAAAATCTTCTTGGTCGCAGTAAGGAACCAGTTTTTGTTTTTGTAAGCGTCTTGCAAGATATTCTTGTTCATATTGCCCGGGAGTAGGAATAAAAAAGGCCTTTTTTTCCAGTTTGGCCAAATCCATTACTGTTGTGTACCCTGATCGGCATAATACTTTTTCACTTTCATTAATTGCAGTTTCCAGTTCTTGGGATTGCATATAATTGTGCATGGTTATGCTTCCTTTTTTAATGCTGATTTTTTGCTGGCTCTTAGTATCTTCAATTTTTCCTTTCACAAAAAGAATATGACCTTCATAACCAGTAAGTTCTTCCAAAAGTTTTTCTTCTAGAATAGTTCGCTGTGGTTCTGGACCCGATAGCAAAACCATAAGTTGGTACTTTAAAACAATGTCTTTTTTTTCAAACCGGCTCAAAGGCCCAAGGTATTTTATATTGATTTTGGATTTTTTCAAGTGTCCCAGCTTGCCGGTAAGGTTGGGTTTCTCCTTCACGTCGGGAACCCAGCAGGCATCAAATTTTTTTATGATTTTTTGATGTGCTTTTGAGCTCATCCATGTAGTGTTTCCGGAAAGTACGTTCAGTTGGTGCGTTATGAAAACGCAAGGTGCTTTTTTATAAAAAACACCCAGTCGATTGTCCGAAATGATACCATCCAAGTGATGTTCTTTTGCAAGACGTTTTACTGCTTTTTTCTCTTTGGCCATCGCTTTCAACACTTTTGGAGAATCCCATACCATCTTTATTTTAAAATTTTTCGCTTTTTCAGCATACTTGATTTTGTAAGAAGGCAATTCAAAAGAAGGTAGATCGGGAAATTCTTTCCGAAGTAGCGCTAGTGCAACTCCATCAGAAGCTAAATAGGGTTGGTGACCATGGTCCAACAGTGCGTTGATAATTGGAATGCAGCGGGTGGCATGGCCCAAACCCCAGTTCAATGGGGCAATCAAAATACGTTTAGAACTTTGCATAACTACAAAGCAACAAAATCAAAATTGCTTACGGATTTCCTTAGTTTTGCTAAAACATTAAATTTTGGTCAATACGATAATTTATAAGTGGGAAGTAAGAATAAACTGAAACGATTTAAGGAGAACGAAACGTTTTCCAATGTAGTTCAACCGTCAAGGGAGGAGGTGCTAAATGGATTTGACCTTAAAGGAAATTGGAATTCGTTTTTTGACAACGATAACCCCATTGTATTGGAATTGGGTTGTGGAAAAGGAGAATATACTGTCGGTCTGGCAAAACAAAATCCAGATAAAAATTATATAGGAATTGACATTAAAGGTGCACGTTTTTGGCGAGGAGCCAAATCCGCATTGGAAATGCAGCTGCATAATGTTGCTTTTCTTCGCACGCAAATCGAATTGGTGGACCATCTCTTTGGACAAAATGAAGTTGACGAAATATGGATTACATTTCCAGACCCACAGATTAAATATAAGAGGACCAAACACCGTATGACCAATCCTGTATTTATCAAAAAATATCAGACTATTTTAAAACCCAAAGGAACGGTTAATTTAAAAACGGATAGTGAATTTATGCACGGCTACACGCTGGGTTTATTACAAGGCCAGGGGCATGAGATTTTATACGCCAACCATGATGTTTATAATAACGAGGGTAGTCCAAAGGAGGTTTTGGAGATTCAAACTTTTTATGAAAATCAGTATCTTGAGAAGGGAAAACCAATAACCTACATCCAGTTTAGGATAAGCTGACCAATGACACATCTACTCATACTTTTCTTTGTCACTTTTTCCGCGGCATTTATGGCAACTGTACCACCAGGGCTGTTAAACATGAATGCGGCCAAGACCAGTGTTGAAAAAGGAAAATTAAACGGCATTATTTTCAGCTTCGGGGTATCTACCATGATTATGGTACAGGCCTATGTAGCTGTAATGATCTCAAAATTCCTCTATAAAAACCCTGAGGTTATAGATATGCTACTAAAAATCGCTTTAGGTGTTTTTGCTTTTTTTGCGATTTATTTCTTTTTTAAGGCAAAAGGAAATAAAAAGAATAAACCAAAAGAAGTGAAGGTCAGCAAGAAAAATAGCTTTTTCAAGGGCATGTTGTTGGCGGCATTGAACCTGTTGACCATTCCTTACTATAGTGGCCTAAATGCAATGTGGAACAAGGCTGGTTGGATTAAGTTTGAGCCAAAAGATATCACGACTTTTGTCGTTGCGGCAGGAGCAGGCACATTCTCGGTATTGTATTTGTACACTTTTTATTTCAACAAATTGGAGACCAAAACAAATCGGTTTTCAAAAAACTCAAATTATATTCTGAGTGTGTTAATGTTGATTTTGTTGATCATCACACTTATCCGAATTTTTTATAGCTAGTGCATGGAGGAAAAAAACTTTTTCGACAAGGTTTATGAAGTTGCTAAACTGATCCCATATGGGAGAGTTACTTCCTATGGGGCTATTGCCAAGTATTTGGGGGCTGCCCGTAGTGCTCGCATGGTAGGTTGGGCCATGAACAACTCCTTGGCAAAAGACGTCCCTGCGCATCGTGTTGTAAATAGGGTTGGGGTTTTGACTGGAAAGCATCATTTTGACGGTACCAATCTAATGCAACAGCTTTTGGAGAATGAAGGTATAGCCGTAAAAGACAATCAAATTATCGATTTCAAAAAGCATTTTTGGGATCCGGGAAAAGAGCTTGAATTTGACATTTAGCTTCATTATTTTAATTTGATTTAAGCAAGCCCAAGTTCCGCTTATTTTTTGCAAAATATTTATCTATCGCATCATCTTCATTTTCAATACCCAAACTTCTTAATCTAAGTCCCAAATCGTATCTTTGTAATTTAGAATCAGTTTAAACGACTGGCAAATAAAATAGGATTGATGAAGCTGAACAAAGCAGATATTATAAGGGCATTGGAAAACATATCCGCACCTGGAGAGGGGCAGAATATAGTAGAGAGTGGAGCGGTGACCAATGTGCAGGTGTTTGGGGATGAGGTTGAGGTAGATGTTACCATAAAGAACCCAAGTCTTCAGGCTAGAAAAAAAACTGAAGTGGAAATTTTAAAAATTATCCACAAAGAAGTTTATGAAAAGGCAAAAATCAAGATAAATCTTAAGGTCGATGCACCTTCAAAGCCCAAAGTAAATCAGATTAAGGGAAACCCGATTCCCGGGATACAGAATATCATCGCTGTAGCTTCTGGAAAAGGAGGTGTAGGAAAATCTACGGTGACCGCTAATTTAGCTGTTACCCTTGCCAAGATGGGCTTTAAGGTTGGTCTGCTCGATACAGATATTTATGGACCATCCATGCCCATTATGTTCGATGTAGCTATGGAGAAACCGTTATCGGTGAATGTTGATGGAAAAGCAAAAATGAAGCCCGTTGAAAATTATGGGGTAAAATTGCTTTCCATCGGTTTTTTCACCCAGCCCAACCAAGCTGTAATTTGGCGGGGGCCTATGGCTTCAAAAGCATTGAATCAAATGATTTTTGATGCCCATTGGGGCGAACTGGATTTTCTATTATTGGATTTACCTCCCGGAACCGGAGATATTCATTTGAGCATTATGCAATCGTTACCGGTTACCGGAGCTGTAGTCGTAAGTACACCGCAAGAAATTGCGTTGGCAGATGCTAGGAAGGGAGTGGCCATGTTTCAGCAAGAAGCCATAAGTGTGCCGGTTTTGGGAATCGTGGAGAATATGGCTTATTTCACTCCAGAGGAGTTGCCTAACAACAAATATCATATCTTTGGAAAAGATGGTGCTAAAAATTTGGCCAACGATTTAGAGACACCGTTTTTAGGGGAAATTCCGATAGTTCAAAGTATTCGCGAAGCGGGAGATGTGGGAAGACCCGCAGCATTACAGACTGCTACTCCAACAGAAGAGGCATTTGAGGAGCTCACAAAAAATGTAGTCCAGGAATTAGTGAGAAGAAATACCGCGCTCCCCCCTACCGAAGCAATTAAAATTACAACAATGGCAGGTTGTGCTGCCGTTAAAAAGAAAAGAGCATGACGTCAGAAGAGATTAAATTAAACGTAGAAAAAGCTTTAGATGAAATACGTCCATTTTTACAAAGTGATGGAGGTGATATTTCATTGATTTCAATAGATAATGACAGTTCTGTTAAAGTTAAATTGGAAGGCAATTGTATTGGCTGCAGCGTAAATCAAATGACCTTGAAAAGTGGGGTTGAAATGACAATTAAAAAATATGTTCCTCAAATTGAGGAAGTTGTCAACGTTGGTTAACTGACAAATATCATTTCCCCTTTTTCTCACAAATTTTAAGTTGCGCAGATTTCCAAATACGATTCTGAATGATAAAAACCGATATACTGATTATTGGAGCAGGCCCTACGGGTCTTTTTGCTGTTTTTGAGGCAGGTTTATTACAGCTAAAATGCCATTTAATAGATGCCTTGCCACAAGCGGGTGGACAATGTGCAGAAATATATCCTAAAAAACCCATTTACGATATTCCCGGATTCCCAGAAGTATTGGCAGGGGATTTAGTGGATAATTTAATGGAGCAGATAAAACCGTTTCAGCCTGGTTTTACTTTAGGAGAACGCGCCGAAAACATCGAAAAATTGGAAGATGGTTCTTTTATAGTGACCACTAATAAAGGGACACAACATCACGCACCTATAATTGCCATAGCAGGTGGATTGGGTAGCTTTGAACCCCGAAAACCTTTGCTCGAAAACTTGTCCAAGTACGAGGACAACGGTGTTGCGTATATGATCAAGGAACCGGAAGTCTATAGGAATAGGAAAGTGGTCATTGCTGGTGGAGGAGATTCCGCATTGGATTGGAGTATTTTTTTGGCAGATGTTGCCTCAGAAGTCACTTTAGTACATAGGCGTAATGAATTTAGGGGTGCTTTGGATTCTGTTGAAAAAGTACAACAACTTAAGGACCAAGGAAAAATCAACCTGATTACCCCAGCTGAGATTGTTGGTTTACAGGGAGAAGACCGCTTGGAATCAGTTCTGATTAGAAAGACAACGAATGGTTCGGAAGATATCTTGTTGAAAGTAGATGATTTCATTCCCCTATTTGGACTTTCTCCAAAATTAGGTCCTATTGCCAACTGGGGCTTGGAGATTGAGAAGAATGCGATTAAAGTCGATAATACGTTGGATTACCAGACTAATGTTCCCGGAATATATGCCATCGGAGATGTAAATACGTATCCTGGAAAATTAAAACTGATCCTATGTGGTTTTCACGAAGCTACGTTGATGTGTCAAAGCGCGTATCAGCGCATATTTCCAGATAAAAAGTATGTAATGAAATATACTACGGTAGGTGGTATAACAGGTTTTGATGGAAGCAAAAAGGAAGCTCCAAAAGCTGTAGTGAAGGCGATAGAATAGTTGAATAGTAAGCTAGTGATAAAGTATCCTAGTGAAGGCGATACAATGGTTTGTTTTATTATAGGCTACAAATTTTAAATTTAAATGACCGTACAGCGTTTTGAAGATTTGAAGATGTGGCAAAAATCTCAGGATTTAGCTGTCCAGATTTATAAGTATTTTTCCATAAGCAAAGATTATGGTTTTAGAGACCAAATCACTAGAGCATCAGTTTCTATATCAAATAATATTGCAGAAGATTTTGAACGACAATCGAATGCTGATTTTAAAAGATTTCTTTATTTTGCCCTAGCATCAAATAGTGAGTTAAGGTCAATGCTTTATTTATCAGAAAGATTAGATTATTTGCAATCAAAGAGCTCTAGGGAATTGATTGAAGCGACCAATGAAATTTCGAAAATGCTGTATTCATTTATCAAATCCATGAAATAATCCATATGTCCCAAACTAATAATTCATCTATTTTAAGATTCCACAAGTAAACTAACCACTATTTCACTAACCCACTAGATTTTAATCCAGCATTAATGTCCGATATCAAAATCAAAATAACCGACCGAGAAGGAACGTTGCACGAAGTAGACGCCCCAACCGACATGAACATGAACCTAATGGAAGTTGTCCGTTCCTATGAACTTGCTCCAGAAGGTACTATTGGAATTTGTGGTGGAATGGCCATGTGCGCTTCCTGTCAATGCTATATAAAATCCGAACACGCACTCCCGGAAAAGTCGGACGATGAAGAAGCTATGCTCTCCGAAGCCTTTTTTGTTGAGGACAATAGCAGGTTGGGTTGCCAAATTCATATCACCAATGACTTGGATGGACTGGAAGTGGAATTAGCTCCCGAAGAGGCTTAAATTCTGGCTTGATAGGTAAACAAATTGTAATACCTGCCTTCAGAAGCGATTAGTTCTTTGTGGGTTCCTTGTTCGGCTATATTTCCATTTTCGATTACCAAAATCTGGTCCGCTTTCCGGATCGTGCTCAAGCGGTGGGCAATAACAAAGGTAGTTCTGCCCTTGGTCAGTTCGGCCAAACTCTTTTGAATAAGCGCTTCGGATTCTGTATCCAAACTGGAGGTCGCTTCATCTAAAATCAGTATCCTTGGGTCAGCGAGAATTGCACGTGCAATAGCGATACGCTGTCGCTGTCCTCCAGAAAGTTTTACGCCACGTTCACCGATCAAGGTATCTAGGCCATCATCAAATCTATCGGTAAACTCATTCACATAGGCAGCTTTTACTGCATCTAGCAGCCTATCTTCGGAAGCGTTAGGTCGTGGAAAGAGGATGTTTTCCCGTATCGTACCTTCAAACAAAAAATCGTCTTGCAGTACAACCCCTAGGTGCTGTCTAAAGCTATTGAGGTTTACTTTTGATAGATTGTGGCCATCAATGCTAATTGTACCCTTGCTAGGGTTTAAAAAACTAGCAGCCAATCCGGCAATTGTGGATTTTCCAGAACCAGAACTCCCCACCAATGCGATTACCTGTCCCGATTTAACGTTAAAACTGACACCGTGCAACACTTCTTCATCAGCTTCATAGGAAAAAGAAACCGAATTGAAACTAATATCACCATGAATGGTATCCAATTGAATGGTTCTATTTTTTTCATCGGACTCGGCAGTCTCATTCATTAGTTCTTCTGTACGGTCCAAGCCTGCCAAGGCTTCGGTAAGTTGACTTCCTATGTTGCTCATTTGAACAATTGGTGCAACCATTAACGCAAGCAGAAATGTAAATTCAAAATATTGTCCGGTAGTCAGTTCGCCCTGCATCATTTTGTAGCCCCCATAACCCATCATAATTCCTGTGGTGGCCAGTCCTAAAAGAAAGGTGGATGAGCTTGTCATTACTGCGGTGGCAGTCAGGCTCTTTTTCACATTTTTGAACAATCGTTCTACACCGGTTTCAAAAACTTTTCCCTCTTGTACTTCCGCATTAAACCCTTTAATTACCCTAATTCCACTTAAAGTTTCGGTAAGCCTTCCTTTTACTTCAGCATTGATTTTACCACGTTCTCTAAAAACAGGACGAATTATTTTGAAAGCCTTTAAAGCTATAACTGCAAATAAAATCAGTGGAATAAAGGTTAAAAGTG
The nucleotide sequence above comes from Flagellimonas sp. HMM57. Encoded proteins:
- a CDS encoding ABC transporter ATP-binding protein → MSDKKVSILKAFKTIIWPRRNLVFTGLLLIVISKAASFVAPISLRYFLDDVVPNKNYDFLKILVAIVIASFLVQAIMSFLLTKVLSIQAQFMISELRAQVQKQVLSLPIRFFDNTKSGALVSRIMSDVEGVRNLIGTGLVQLVGGTITAVVSLVLLLRISPSMTLLTFIPLILFAVIALKAFKIIRPVFRERGKINAEVKGRLTETLSGIRVIKGFNAEVQEGKVFETGVERLFKNVKKSLTATAVMTSSSTFLLGLATTGIMMGYGGYKMMQGELTTGQYFEFTFLLALMVAPIVQMSNIGSQLTEALAGLDRTEELMNETAESDEKNRTIQLDTIHGDISFNSVSFSYEADEEVLHGVSFNVKSGQVIALVGSSGSGKSTIAGLAASFLNPSKGTISIDGHNLSKVNLNSFRQHLGVVLQDDFLFEGTIRENILFPRPNASEDRLLDAVKAAYVNEFTDRFDDGLDTLIGERGVKLSGGQRQRIAIARAILADPRILILDEATSSLDTESEALIQKSLAELTKGRTTFVIAHRLSTIRKADQILVIENGNIAEQGTHKELIASEGRYYNLFTYQARI